One window of Medicago truncatula cultivar Jemalong A17 chromosome 2, MtrunA17r5.0-ANR, whole genome shotgun sequence genomic DNA carries:
- the LOC25486604 gene encoding phosphate transporter PHO1 homolog 9 isoform X1: MKFGKEFVSQIVPEWQEVYMNYNSLKSILKDMLKFKEQNESKAPVASTPKGSLKRRLTLYRAFSGLNGKQRGSSSTNEDEVILVRSEGSEDSKVLYQTMFLNPYEDGAERDLIFFRKLDVEFNKVNGFYKKMMKEVVEEAEELSKQINFLIALRIKVDKVVVRNLDSNENSSSTSILDHVNDAKHGHSNLHMDVIHEVEMSQSHLSDEDGNRVAQTNSNTNSIEGFRPAPLEILDHVKINVITPETPVSTIKGLLLNSKPDIEFNKKELRKADEQLSAALKEFYHKLRLLKRYSFLNLLAFSKIMKKYDKVTSRNASKDYLKMVDSSYVGSSDEVNRLLERVEHAFIKHFANGNHRKGMNILRPTAKRERHRKTFLLGLLTGCSIALFVALLILIHVRDIGKNKEETDRYMKTIFPLYSLFGYIVLHMIMYSANTYFWRRFKINYPFIFGFKEGTELGYREVFLLSTGLAVLSLAAVLSNLNMQIDERTKSFKAITESVPLGLVMVVVVITICPFNIVYKSSRFFLIKCAFRAICSPLYKVIFPDNFLADQLTSQVQTFRSLQFYVYYYFYGDFKKRSNKFTQEDNYKIFYIIVAIIPFWIRFLQCLRRLLLEERNKMHGLNGLKYISTMVALSMRTIDQFYSDVAANKTTTEFNVSNTKGLIVWKILAASSSGIATVVNTYWDIVIDWGLLRRNSKNPWLRDKLSVPYKSVYFLAMVLNVILRLAWMQSVLGIKEAPFLHTSALTAVVACLEILRRGIWNFFRLENEHLNNVGNYRAFKSVPLPFNYQIDDDEDSSDT; the protein is encoded by the exons atgaagtttggGAAAGAATTTGTGTCACAAATTGTACCAGAATGGCAAGAAGTATACATGAATTACAACTCTCTCAAGTCTATTTTAAAAGACATGTTAAAGTTTAAAGAGCAAAATGAATCAAAAGCACCAGTGGCATCAACACCAAAAGGATCATTAAAGAGAAGGCTAACTCTCTATAGAGCTTTTAGTGGTCTTAATGGTAAACAAAGAGGAAGTTCAAGTACGAATGAGGACGAAGTAATACTTGTTCGTTCGGAAGGAAGTGAAGATTCAAAAGTGTTGTATCAAACCATGTTTTTAAACCCTTATGAAGATGGAGCAGAGAGAGATCTTATCTTTTTCAGGAAACTTGATGTTGAGTTTAACAAGGTTAATGGATTTTataagaagatgatgaaggaagTTGTTGAGGAAGCTGAGGAGTTAAGCAAGcaaattaattttcttattgCTCTTAGAATAAAGGTGGATAAGGTCGTGGTTAGAAATCTTGATAGCAATGAAAACTCTTCTTCAACTTCCATTTTAGATCATGTGAATGATGCCAAACATG gTCACTCAAATCTACACATGGATGTGATTCATGAAGTTGAGATGAGCCAAAGTCATTTGAGTGATGAAGATGGAAATCGTGTGGCACAAACTAATTCTAACACAAATTCCATAGAGGGTTTTAGACCAGCTCCTTTAGAGATTCTTGATCATGTGAAGATCAATGTGATCACACCAGAAACTCCTGTATCAACCATAAAAGGGCTTCTCTTAAATTCAAAACCTGACATAGAATTTAACAAGAAAGAGCTTAGGAAAGCAGATGAGCAGCTTAGCGCAGCCTTGAAAGAGTTTTATCATAAGCTAAGGCTTCTAAAAAGATACAG CTTCTTAAACTTATTGGCATTCTCAAAAATCATGAAGAAGTATGATAAG GTCACTTCAAGGAATGCATCAAAAGATTACTTAAAGATGGTGGACAGTTCCTATGTTGGCAGCTCAGATGAG GTTAATAGGCTCTTGGAAAGGGTCGAACATGCCTTCATTAAGCACTTTGCAAATGGGAATCATAGAAAAGGAATGAATATTTTGCGACCGACCGCAAAGAGGGAACGCCATCGGAAAACATTCTTATTAG GACTATTAACTGGCTGCTCAATTGCTCTCTTTGTAGCACTACTTATACTCATACATGTAAGAGatattggaaaaaataaagaagaaactGATAGATATATGAAAACTATATTTCCACTATATAG CCTCTTCGGATACATCGTCTTGCATATGATCATGTACTCTGCAAATACATACTTCTGGCGGCGTTTTAAAATCAACTATCCATTTATATTTGGATTCAAGGAAGGAACAGAATTAGGTTATAGAGAAGTATTTCTTCTTAGCACTGGCCTTGCAGTACTTTCATTGGCCGCTGTTCTCTCAAACTTAAACATGCAGATCGATGAAAGAACAAAAAGTTTCAAAGCAATCACAGAATCAGTGCCTTTAGGCCTTGTCATG GTTGTGGTTGTTATAACAATTTGTCCCTTCAACATCGTATATAAATCGAGCCGCTTCTTCCTTATTAAATGTGCATTTCGTGCTATTTGTTCTCCTCTCTACAAG GTCATCTTTCCAGATAATTTCTTGGCAGACCAGCTTACCAGCCag GTTCAAACATTTAGAAGTTTGCAATTCTATGTTTACTACTATTTTTACGGGGACTTCAAGAAGAGATCAAACAAGTTCACTCAAGAGGAcaactataaaatattttatataattgtaGCTATTATTCCATTCTGGATCCGTTTTCTTCAG TGTCTTCGAAGATTATTActtgaagagagaaataaaatgcatggactcaatggACTAAAATACATCTCAACAATGGTTGCACTTTCAATGAGAACAATTGATCAGTTTTACTCAGACGTCGCAGCAAACAAGACTACTACTGAGTTTAACGTTTCAAACACTAAAGGATTAATAGTTTGGAAAATTCTGGCTGCAAGTTCTTCAGGCATTGCAACAGTTGTTAATACCTATTGGGATATTGTCATTGATTGGGGTTTGCTTAGAAGAAACTCAAAAAATCCATGGTTAAGAGATAAACTCTCTGTGCCATACAAAAGTGTATATTTTCTTGCTATG GTGTTGAATGTTATACTTAGGCTTGCATGGATGCAATCAGTTTTAGGCATTAAGGAAGCTCCATTCCTTCATACATCAGCTTTGACTGCTGTTGTAGCTTGCTTGGAGATACTTCGCCGTGGCATTTGGAACTTTTTCAG GTTGGAGAATGAGCATTTGAACAATGTTGGAAACTATAGGGCATTCAAGTCAGTACCTCTTCCTTTCAATTAtcaaattgatgatgatgaagacaGCTCTGATACATAA
- the LOC25486604 gene encoding phosphate transporter PHO1 homolog 9 isoform X2: MKFGKEFVSQIVPEWQEVYMNYNSLKSILKDMLKFKEQNESKAPVASTPKGSLKRRLTLYRAFSGLNGKQRGSSSTNEDEVILVRSEGSEDSKVLYQTMFLNPYEDGAERDLIFFRKLDVEFNKVNGFYKKMMKEVVEEAEELSKQINFLIALRIKVDKVVVRNLDSNENSSSTSILDHVNDAKHGHSNLHMDVIHEVEMSQSHLSDEDGNRVAQTNSNTNSIEGFRPAPLEILDHVKINVITPETPVSTIKGLLLNSKPDIEFNKKELRKADEQLSAALKEFYHKLRLLKRYSFLNLLAFSKIMKKYDKVTSRNASKDYLKMVDSSYVGSSDEVNRLLERVEHAFIKHFANGNHRKGMNILRPTAKRERHRKTFLLGLLTGCSIALFVALLILIHVRDIGKNKEETDRYMKTIFPLYSLFGYIVLHMIMYSANTYFWRRFKINYPFIFGFKEGTELGYREVFLLSTGLAVLSLAAVLSNLNMQIDERTKSFKAITESVPLGLVMVVVVITICPFNIVYKSSRFFLIKCAFRAICSPLYKVIFPDNFLADQLTSQVQTFRSLQFYVYYYFYGDFKKRSNKFTQEDNYKIFYIIVAIIPFWIRFLQCLRRLLLEERNKMHGLNGLKYISTMVALSMRTIDQFYSDVAANKTTTEFNVSNTKGLIVWKILAASSSGIATVVNTYWDIVIDWGLLRRNSKNPWLRDKLSVPYKSVYFLAMVF, from the exons atgaagtttggGAAAGAATTTGTGTCACAAATTGTACCAGAATGGCAAGAAGTATACATGAATTACAACTCTCTCAAGTCTATTTTAAAAGACATGTTAAAGTTTAAAGAGCAAAATGAATCAAAAGCACCAGTGGCATCAACACCAAAAGGATCATTAAAGAGAAGGCTAACTCTCTATAGAGCTTTTAGTGGTCTTAATGGTAAACAAAGAGGAAGTTCAAGTACGAATGAGGACGAAGTAATACTTGTTCGTTCGGAAGGAAGTGAAGATTCAAAAGTGTTGTATCAAACCATGTTTTTAAACCCTTATGAAGATGGAGCAGAGAGAGATCTTATCTTTTTCAGGAAACTTGATGTTGAGTTTAACAAGGTTAATGGATTTTataagaagatgatgaaggaagTTGTTGAGGAAGCTGAGGAGTTAAGCAAGcaaattaattttcttattgCTCTTAGAATAAAGGTGGATAAGGTCGTGGTTAGAAATCTTGATAGCAATGAAAACTCTTCTTCAACTTCCATTTTAGATCATGTGAATGATGCCAAACATG gTCACTCAAATCTACACATGGATGTGATTCATGAAGTTGAGATGAGCCAAAGTCATTTGAGTGATGAAGATGGAAATCGTGTGGCACAAACTAATTCTAACACAAATTCCATAGAGGGTTTTAGACCAGCTCCTTTAGAGATTCTTGATCATGTGAAGATCAATGTGATCACACCAGAAACTCCTGTATCAACCATAAAAGGGCTTCTCTTAAATTCAAAACCTGACATAGAATTTAACAAGAAAGAGCTTAGGAAAGCAGATGAGCAGCTTAGCGCAGCCTTGAAAGAGTTTTATCATAAGCTAAGGCTTCTAAAAAGATACAG CTTCTTAAACTTATTGGCATTCTCAAAAATCATGAAGAAGTATGATAAG GTCACTTCAAGGAATGCATCAAAAGATTACTTAAAGATGGTGGACAGTTCCTATGTTGGCAGCTCAGATGAG GTTAATAGGCTCTTGGAAAGGGTCGAACATGCCTTCATTAAGCACTTTGCAAATGGGAATCATAGAAAAGGAATGAATATTTTGCGACCGACCGCAAAGAGGGAACGCCATCGGAAAACATTCTTATTAG GACTATTAACTGGCTGCTCAATTGCTCTCTTTGTAGCACTACTTATACTCATACATGTAAGAGatattggaaaaaataaagaagaaactGATAGATATATGAAAACTATATTTCCACTATATAG CCTCTTCGGATACATCGTCTTGCATATGATCATGTACTCTGCAAATACATACTTCTGGCGGCGTTTTAAAATCAACTATCCATTTATATTTGGATTCAAGGAAGGAACAGAATTAGGTTATAGAGAAGTATTTCTTCTTAGCACTGGCCTTGCAGTACTTTCATTGGCCGCTGTTCTCTCAAACTTAAACATGCAGATCGATGAAAGAACAAAAAGTTTCAAAGCAATCACAGAATCAGTGCCTTTAGGCCTTGTCATG GTTGTGGTTGTTATAACAATTTGTCCCTTCAACATCGTATATAAATCGAGCCGCTTCTTCCTTATTAAATGTGCATTTCGTGCTATTTGTTCTCCTCTCTACAAG GTCATCTTTCCAGATAATTTCTTGGCAGACCAGCTTACCAGCCag GTTCAAACATTTAGAAGTTTGCAATTCTATGTTTACTACTATTTTTACGGGGACTTCAAGAAGAGATCAAACAAGTTCACTCAAGAGGAcaactataaaatattttatataattgtaGCTATTATTCCATTCTGGATCCGTTTTCTTCAG TGTCTTCGAAGATTATTActtgaagagagaaataaaatgcatggactcaatggACTAAAATACATCTCAACAATGGTTGCACTTTCAATGAGAACAATTGATCAGTTTTACTCAGACGTCGCAGCAAACAAGACTACTACTGAGTTTAACGTTTCAAACACTAAAGGATTAATAGTTTGGAAAATTCTGGCTGCAAGTTCTTCAGGCATTGCAACAGTTGTTAATACCTATTGGGATATTGTCATTGATTGGGGTTTGCTTAGAAGAAACTCAAAAAATCCATGGTTAAGAGATAAACTCTCTGTGCCATACAAAAGTGTATATTTTCTTGCTATG GTTTTTTAG